The following are from one region of the Ananas comosus cultivar F153 linkage group 20, ASM154086v1, whole genome shotgun sequence genome:
- the LOC109725901 gene encoding uncharacterized protein LOC109725901: protein MAAVSFDLNFLFVCTGWEGSATDMRVLRWACETGGFVVPEGKYYLVDSGYANTEKFLAPYRGERYHISQFDASTRARVHRNPRDLYNHRHAQLRNVVERTFGILKKRFKILNVATPFSYKVQCLIAMACCIIHNFIRRHQANDNIFPDEGPDEQNAENEGGVDDLVGVIEDSQNGEDLRANITNQLWNTRI, encoded by the exons ATGGCTGCGGTGTCAtttgatcttaattttttatttgtatgcacAGGATGGGAAGGCTCTGCTACCGATATGAGAGTACTTCGATGGGCATGCGAAACAGGTGGTTTCGTTGTTCCCGAAG GCAAGTATTACTTAGTAGACTCGGGATATGCAAATACTGAAAAATTTCTTGCACCCTATAGAGGAGAGCGTTACCATATTAGTCAGTTTGACGCAAGCACACGGGCCCGCGTTCATCGAAATCCACGAGATTTGTATAACCACCGGCATGCTCAATTAAGGAATGTGGTTGAGAGGACATTTGGCATTTTGAAGAAGcgtttcaaaattctaaatgtaGCAACACCGTTTTCGTATAAAGTTCAATGCTTGATTGCTATGGCATGTTGTATAATACATAACTTTATTCGCCGTCACCAAGCAAATGATAACATTTTTCCTGATGAGGGTCCAGATGAACAGAACGCTGAAAATGAAGGTGGAGTGGACGATTTAGTGGGAGTAATTGAGGACTCCCAAAATGGTGAGGATCTACGTGCTAATATTACAAATCAATTGTGGAACActagaatataa
- the LOC109726079 gene encoding uncharacterized protein LOC109726079, which produces MRPFKKVSKSKQKQHGLADESPIEASGGIRIDTRTRSQNWSNILDAQLLGLMRDEHTFGNCVNGSFTPIAWKRMVNDFNSRNNMNLTKTQLKNRFKVLKKIFNLYHSLANKSGWGWNSDLHIPTPGDARIWDSVIAENPAYARCRDKPFPAYDDMEFLTQNTTATGRYAFTSAVELPPIIESSSGSSPGEDDTIAGIGMSACNLSSDPFEAGGSGSGSKRARSPERSNKQAQTVSTSGGRKKKVDARTSAFLDIAEQGKEKLGWVRQLCQLELSKSTDMPSQNQCMQRVYGMTGLSNDDILVLCDAFKKEKNRNAFMSLNDKHARKWVEREIAQQNLIYRPSFPRI; this is translated from the exons ATGCGTCCATTCAAGAAAGTTTCTAAGTCCAAACAGAAGCAACATGGGCTCGCAGATGAGTCACCTATTGAGGCTAGCGGTGGCATTCGTATTGATACAAGAACTAGAAGTCAAAATTGGAGCAACATTTTGGATGCACAATTGTTGGGGCTTATGAGAGATGAACATACATTTGGTAACTGCGTAAATGGGTCATTCACTCCGATTGCGTGGAAGCGGATGGTAAATGATTTCAACAGTCGAAACAATATGAACCTAACAAAGACACAATTGAAGAATCGATttaaagtgttaaaaaaaattttcaatttgtacCATTCTCTTGCCAACAAGAGCGGGTGGGGATGGAACTCTGACTTGCACATTCCCACACCTGGTGACGCAAGAATCTGGGATTCTGTAATAGCG GAGAATCCGGCGTACGCCAGGTGTAGGGATAAGCCCTTTCCCGCCTACGATGACATGGAATTTCTTACCCAAAATACAACTGCGACAGGAAGATATGCATTTACAAGTGCTGTGGAGCTTCCCCCTATAATTGAAAGCTCCTCTGGGTCATCCCCTGGTGAGGATGATACTATTGCTGGCATTGGAATGTCAGCTTGTAATCTCTCATCGGACCCATTCGAAGCAGGGGGATCTGG CTCTGGTAGTAAAAGAGCTCGTTCTCCAGAGCGTAGCAATAAGCAAGCACAAACGGTATCTACATCTGGGGgacgaaaaaagaaagtagATGCCCGGACTTCTGCTTTCCTTGACATCGCGGAGCAGGGTAAGGAAAAGCTTGGTTGGGTGCGGCAACTATGTCAGCTAGAGCTGAGCAAGAGCACTGATATGCCATCGCAGAACCAATGCATGCAACGAGTGTATGGGATGACGGGATTAAGTAATGATGATATCTTAGTTCTCTGTGATGCGTTTAAGAAAGAGAAGAATCGCAATGCTTTCATGTCATTGAATGACAAGCATGCAAGAAAGTGGGTTGAGCGAGAAATTGCGCAACAAAATCTTATCTATAGGCCGTCATTTCCTAGGATTTAG